In Paenibacillus sp. BIC5C1, a genomic segment contains:
- a CDS encoding carbohydrate ABC transporter permease, whose amino-acid sequence MANKAFNATRGDKVFDIFNILAMTLVLIVTLYPFLNVLAISLNNSTDTVRGGIYLWPREFTLQNYKTIFQYEGLLQGLQVSILRTIVGTLLGLISSSMIAFTLSRPDFKLRKFVSTALALTMYFSGGLIPVYILMRDLNLIGTFWVYVLPGMISAFNVFIIRSFIDGLPYALQESAKLDGANDFKIYYKIILPLCKPVLATIALFLAVGQWNAWFDTYLYNGSKAHLTTLQYELMKVLQSTQQGSGAGRNANDMAQQMTQISPESIKMAITIVVTVPILIVYPFLQKYFVGGMTLGAVKA is encoded by the coding sequence ATGGCGAACAAAGCATTCAATGCTACTCGGGGCGATAAAGTGTTCGATATTTTCAACATCCTCGCAATGACCCTGGTGCTGATTGTAACACTGTATCCATTCCTGAACGTACTGGCTATCTCGCTCAATAACTCGACAGATACCGTACGTGGTGGGATTTACTTGTGGCCTCGTGAATTCACATTGCAAAACTATAAAACGATTTTCCAATATGAAGGATTGCTGCAAGGTTTGCAGGTATCCATTCTACGTACAATTGTTGGTACGTTGCTCGGCTTGATCAGCTCCTCGATGATTGCATTTACACTGAGTCGTCCTGACTTCAAGTTGAGAAAGTTTGTTTCCACTGCACTTGCACTCACGATGTACTTCTCCGGTGGTCTGATCCCGGTGTACATCCTGATGCGTGACCTGAACCTGATCGGTACGTTCTGGGTATACGTATTACCAGGTATGATCAGTGCGTTTAACGTGTTTATCATCCGTTCCTTCATTGACGGCTTGCCGTATGCCTTGCAGGAATCTGCGAAACTGGATGGTGCGAATGACTTTAAGATCTATTACAAAATCATTTTGCCGCTCTGTAAACCGGTTCTTGCAACCATCGCGTTGTTCCTGGCTGTAGGCCAGTGGAATGCTTGGTTCGATACGTACCTGTATAATGGTTCGAAGGCGCATCTGACCACGCTCCAGTACGAGCTGATGAAAGTACTGCAAAGTACACAGCAAGGCTCAGGTGCCGGACGGAATGCCAATGATATGGCTCAGCAGATGACACAGATTTCACCGGAATCCATCAAGATGGCGATCACGATCGTTGTTACGGTTCCAATCCTGATTGTGTATCCATTCCTGCAAAAGTATTTTGTAGGTGGTATGACATTGGGTGCAGTAAAAGCTTAA
- a CDS encoding sugar ABC transporter permease produces METLTEKSASAKKSSDPNPSTQKRRNRIWDSMKQQKYLYLMSLPFVVWVFVFNYLPLWGWTMAFQNYKPARSFGDQEWVGFKHFVELFSDDRFYLVLRNTLAMSLMGLVIGFIVPIFFAILLNEMRGMFFKRAVQTVSYLPHFVSWVVVAGIITKMLSTDGGIINDILVNLNIIDQPIQFMAKGNLFWYIVTASDMWKETGWNAIIYLAAITGIDQELYEASRVDGANRWRQMWHITLPGIRTTISVLFIMSIGHLISIGFEKQFLLGNSLVTDYSEVLDLYALNYGLNMGRFSYGTAIGIFNSVVSIILLFTANGLFKKFTKESIM; encoded by the coding sequence ATGGAAACGCTAACAGAAAAATCCGCTTCCGCGAAAAAAAGCAGTGACCCCAATCCGTCAACACAAAAACGGCGGAATAGAATTTGGGACAGCATGAAACAGCAAAAGTATCTCTATCTTATGTCATTGCCATTCGTAGTTTGGGTTTTTGTATTTAACTATCTGCCACTATGGGGATGGACGATGGCTTTCCAAAATTATAAACCGGCCAGATCGTTCGGTGATCAAGAGTGGGTTGGTTTTAAACACTTTGTAGAGCTGTTCAGTGATGATCGCTTCTATCTGGTACTTCGAAATACGCTTGCGATGAGCTTGATGGGACTGGTTATCGGTTTTATCGTGCCGATTTTCTTTGCGATTCTCTTGAATGAGATGAGAGGTATGTTCTTCAAGCGTGCCGTGCAAACGGTATCATATCTGCCTCACTTTGTATCCTGGGTTGTTGTGGCAGGGATTATTACCAAGATGCTCTCCACCGATGGAGGGATCATCAATGATATCTTGGTTAACCTAAACATTATTGATCAGCCGATCCAGTTCATGGCGAAGGGGAACCTGTTCTGGTACATTGTAACCGCTTCAGATATGTGGAAAGAAACGGGCTGGAACGCTATTATCTATCTCGCAGCCATTACGGGTATTGACCAGGAGCTTTATGAAGCTTCTCGTGTAGACGGGGCGAACCGCTGGAGACAGATGTGGCACATTACGCTGCCTGGCATACGGACCACAATTTCCGTACTTTTCATCATGTCAATCGGGCATCTGATCAGTATCGGTTTCGAGAAGCAGTTCTTGCTTGGCAACAGTCTGGTGACCGATTACTCGGAAGTCCTTGATCTATACGCGCTTAATTATGGTTTGAATATGGGACGATTCTCATACGGTACGGCCATAGGCATATTCAACTCCGTTGTCAGTATCATCCTTCTGTTTACAGCGAACGGCTTGTTCAAAAAATTCACCAAAGAAAGCATCATGTAG
- a CDS encoding response regulator transcription factor, translated as MYKVLLVDDEPSIREGLTTIIDWEKYGFQVIATAASGREAITRFEELEPDLTIIDIRMPGMTGLDVIEEVRQHHPGSHFLILSGYADFDYAKKAISFGVDGYLLKPVDEEEIISELERISVMLTRERETLARHAGEDTAYREHQIEALLFDSLEGTETMEANALGLNWSQYQVVLLEMHAEPDLQRGSVVKRRLAEVFDQKDRGIVFSFHSGLGLLCKEPVLTEQSAQRLYDELEGLLEEWDIHMYAAAGQPVNSTADIAHSYNQANGVLGGRFLFVEQRIMLWNEDEKSKISSESIVVNEEESGELDEAELADKLYYALDIRSSESVMRVLTEMEERLIPHHQTEQTIKTAFSQVFSLAINKLAATNQHMQSLMQEHSVLITEVYHQLTLLDLKVMAAEHLNRLIQRMGGGSKDTVLKQMIEFIRRNPGENLKLEVLAEVFNYNSSYLGKLFKNHTGEYFNAFLDKVRMEKAKELLDEGLKVHQVAARVGYANVDYFHGKFKKYVGESPSAYKHARELARSQPKDSSGEPERE; from the coding sequence ATGTATAAAGTGTTATTAGTAGATGATGAACCGAGCATACGTGAAGGACTGACAACGATCATTGATTGGGAAAAATACGGCTTTCAGGTGATTGCTACAGCTGCGAGCGGGCGTGAGGCCATTACCCGCTTCGAAGAGCTGGAACCGGACCTGACGATCATTGATATACGCATGCCCGGCATGACCGGACTGGATGTCATTGAGGAAGTGCGGCAGCACCATCCGGGTTCGCACTTTCTAATCCTGAGTGGATACGCCGATTTTGATTATGCCAAGAAAGCCATTAGTTTTGGTGTGGATGGGTATCTGCTCAAGCCGGTGGATGAAGAGGAGATTATCAGTGAGCTGGAGCGGATCTCTGTGATGCTGACACGGGAACGTGAGACACTGGCCCGCCATGCTGGTGAGGATACAGCCTACCGGGAGCACCAGATTGAAGCATTGCTTTTTGATAGCCTGGAAGGTACGGAAACGATGGAAGCGAATGCTCTAGGATTGAATTGGTCGCAGTATCAGGTCGTGCTGTTGGAGATGCATGCCGAACCTGATTTACAGCGTGGTAGTGTGGTGAAACGCAGACTGGCGGAAGTTTTTGACCAGAAAGATCGGGGTATCGTGTTTTCGTTCCATTCTGGACTGGGACTGTTATGCAAAGAGCCTGTTTTAACTGAACAATCTGCCCAGCGTTTATATGATGAGTTGGAAGGGCTGCTGGAAGAATGGGATATTCACATGTATGCCGCTGCAGGTCAACCTGTAAACTCCACCGCAGACATCGCACATTCCTATAATCAGGCCAACGGTGTATTGGGCGGACGTTTCCTGTTCGTGGAACAACGAATTATGTTATGGAACGAAGACGAAAAGAGCAAGATTTCTTCTGAGTCAATTGTTGTCAATGAAGAAGAAAGTGGTGAACTGGATGAAGCGGAGCTGGCGGACAAGCTGTATTATGCGCTCGATATTCGGAGCAGCGAGTCCGTAATGCGTGTGCTGACCGAGATGGAGGAGCGTCTGATTCCGCATCACCAGACAGAACAGACAATTAAAACGGCGTTCTCCCAAGTGTTCTCATTGGCGATTAACAAACTTGCAGCAACCAATCAGCATATGCAATCCCTTATGCAGGAGCATTCCGTTCTCATTACGGAGGTTTACCATCAATTAACGTTGCTGGATCTAAAAGTGATGGCTGCTGAACACCTCAATCGGCTTATTCAACGCATGGGTGGAGGGAGCAAAGACACGGTACTGAAACAGATGATTGAATTTATCCGTCGTAATCCGGGCGAAAATCTCAAGCTTGAGGTTCTCGCAGAGGTATTTAACTACAATAGCAGTTATCTGGGCAAACTGTTCAAAAATCATACCGGGGAATATTTCAATGCATTTCTCGATAAGGTTCGAATGGAGAAAGCAAAGGAACTGCTCGATGAAGGCTTAAAGGTGCATCAGGTTGCAGCGAGGGTGGGGTATGCCAACGTGGATTACTTCCACGGCAAATTCAAGAAGTATGTAGGGGAGTCACCATCTGCTTACAAACATGCAAGAGAGCTTGCCAGATCACAGCCCAAAGATTCTTCAGGAGAGCCGGAACGAGAGTAG